A genomic segment from Pseudomonas mendocina encodes:
- a CDS encoding DUF808 domain-containing protein — protein sequence MAGSSLLALIDDISTVLDDVATMTKIAARKTAGVLGDDLALNAQQVTGVKADRELPVVWAVAKGSLVNKAILVPAALLISAIAPWLVVPLLMLGGLFLCYEGAEKLVHKLLHRHEEDDKQARLDAVADPEVDLVAFERDKIRGAVRTDFILSAEIIAITLGTVATASFLNQVLVLSGIALVMTAGVYGLVAGIVKLDDAGLYLSQRASAFAQACGRGILRLAPWLMKALSVIGTAAMFMVGGGILSHGLPPVEAAVHHAAQWVAQDAGQLLSALVPTLLNALLGVAAGLLSLPLVSLGTRLWQLLRPSRTR from the coding sequence ATGGCCGGAAGCAGCCTGCTCGCCCTGATCGACGACATCAGCACCGTACTCGACGACGTCGCCACCATGACCAAGATCGCCGCGCGCAAGACCGCTGGCGTACTGGGTGACGACCTCGCGCTCAATGCCCAGCAGGTCACCGGCGTCAAGGCGGATCGCGAACTGCCGGTGGTCTGGGCCGTAGCCAAGGGCTCGCTGGTCAACAAGGCGATCCTGGTGCCGGCCGCGCTGCTGATCAGCGCTATCGCGCCATGGCTGGTAGTGCCGCTACTGATGCTCGGAGGCTTGTTCCTCTGCTATGAGGGCGCCGAAAAACTCGTGCACAAGTTGCTGCACCGCCACGAGGAGGACGACAAACAGGCTCGTCTGGATGCCGTCGCCGACCCCGAGGTCGACCTGGTGGCGTTCGAGCGCGACAAAATTCGCGGCGCCGTGCGCACCGACTTCATCCTCTCGGCGGAAATCATCGCCATTACCCTCGGCACCGTCGCCACCGCCAGTTTCCTCAATCAGGTGCTGGTGCTCAGCGGCATCGCCCTGGTGATGACCGCCGGCGTCTACGGGCTAGTCGCCGGCATCGTCAAACTGGACGATGCCGGGCTCTATCTTAGCCAGCGCGCCAGCGCCTTCGCCCAGGCTTGCGGACGCGGCATCCTGCGTCTGGCGCCCTGGCTGATGAAGGCGCTTTCGGTAATCGGCACCGCAGCCATGTTCATGGTCGGCGGCGGTATCCTCAGCCACGGCCTGCCGCCCGTCGAAGCGGCCGTGCATCATGCGGCGCAGTGGGTGGCGCAGGATGCGGGGCAGCTACTTTCTGCGCTGGTGCCGACGCTGCTCAATGCGCTGCTGGGCGTGGCCGCCGGTTTGCTCAGCCTGCCGCTGGTGAGCCTCGGTACTCGTCTGTGGCAGTTGCTGCGCCCATCCAGGACTCGTTGA
- a CDS encoding glycerophosphodiester phosphodiesterase — translation MLRLTRFLLVPLLLTGVVALILALTSKPATTPAVLEDLGQRPLVIAHRGGAGLWPENTLFAFERATALGVDMLEMDLHLSRDARLVVIHDDTLERTTNGQGPVAHFNLAELQALDAGYKWTADGGQSYPYRGQGTRIAALEEVLERFPLIPKAVEIKVPDVGIEAVLCEMLAAYDQLDRVIVGSFHERSLQRFRQLCPEVATAGGPVSVRLLLGLNWLGLSDLLSPSYPVLQLPPQHSGLTLATPRLIRNAQSRGLQVHLWTINEQPEMRRLLEMGTNGLITDYPDRALQLLGRSTQLGALPAD, via the coding sequence ATGCTGCGCCTCACCCGATTTCTGCTCGTCCCGCTGCTGCTGACCGGTGTCGTCGCTCTAATACTGGCGCTGACCAGTAAGCCGGCGACTACGCCAGCAGTACTCGAAGACCTGGGCCAGCGCCCGCTGGTCATTGCCCATCGCGGCGGTGCGGGTCTGTGGCCTGAGAACACCCTTTTCGCCTTCGAACGGGCCACCGCCCTCGGCGTCGACATGCTGGAGATGGACCTGCACCTGAGCCGCGACGCCCGGCTGGTGGTCATCCACGATGACACCCTGGAACGGACCACCAATGGCCAGGGCCCGGTCGCGCACTTCAATCTCGCAGAGCTGCAAGCGCTGGATGCCGGTTACAAATGGACCGCCGATGGCGGCCAGAGCTATCCATACCGTGGCCAGGGCACCCGTATTGCCGCACTGGAAGAAGTGCTCGAGCGCTTTCCGCTAATCCCCAAGGCTGTGGAAATCAAGGTTCCGGATGTTGGCATAGAGGCTGTGCTGTGTGAAATGCTTGCGGCCTATGACCAGCTCGATCGCGTCATCGTCGGCAGTTTCCATGAGCGAAGCCTGCAGCGTTTTCGCCAGCTCTGCCCGGAGGTAGCGACGGCCGGCGGCCCGGTGTCGGTACGCCTGCTGCTGGGGCTGAACTGGCTGGGCCTGAGCGACCTACTGTCGCCCTCCTACCCGGTGCTGCAACTGCCGCCGCAGCACAGCGGCCTGACCCTGGCCACGCCACGGCTGATCCGCAATGCTCAGAGCCGTGGCTTGCAGGTGCACCTGTGGACCATCAACGAGCAGCCCGAGATGCGCAGGCTGCTGGAAATGGGCACCAACGGTCTGATCACTGATTACCCGGACCGTGCCTTGCAGCTACTCGGGCGCTCCACCCAGCTAGGCGCGCTGCCCGCTGACTAG
- a CDS encoding LOG family protein, with translation MSLRSVCVFCGASPGASPIYREAAEALGQHLAERGIRLIYGGGAVGLMGVVADAALNAGGEVIGIIPQSLERAEIGHRGLTCLEVVDGMHARKARMAELADAFIALPGGLGTLEELFEVWTWGQLGYHAKPLGLLEVNGFYSKLGDFLDHLVAERFVRAQHREMLQIADSPQNLLDALSEWRPSAAPKWVDRAPV, from the coding sequence ATGTCCCTGCGTAGCGTCTGCGTCTTCTGTGGAGCCAGCCCCGGCGCCAGCCCTATCTACCGCGAAGCAGCCGAAGCGCTGGGTCAGCACCTGGCCGAGCGTGGCATTCGCCTGATCTACGGCGGCGGCGCCGTCGGCCTGATGGGTGTGGTCGCCGATGCGGCGCTCAATGCCGGTGGCGAAGTGATCGGCATCATCCCGCAAAGCCTGGAACGCGCCGAAATCGGCCACCGCGGTCTGACCTGCCTGGAAGTGGTGGATGGCATGCACGCACGCAAGGCGCGCATGGCTGAGCTGGCTGACGCCTTCATCGCCCTGCCCGGCGGCCTCGGCACCCTGGAAGAACTGTTCGAGGTGTGGACCTGGGGCCAGCTGGGCTATCACGCCAAACCGCTGGGCCTGCTGGAAGTGAATGGCTTCTACAGCAAGCTCGGCGACTTCCTCGATCACCTGGTTGCCGAGCGTTTCGTCCGTGCGCAGCACCGCGAGATGCTGCAAATTGCCGATAGCCCGCAAAACCTGCTCGACGCCCTGAGCGAATGGCGCCCCAGCGCAGCACCGAAGTGGGTGGATCGCGCGCCCGTCTGA
- a CDS encoding transglutaminase family protein: MSIHVALHHVTQYRYDRAVNLGPQVVRLRPAPHSRTRILSYALKVEPGQHFINWQQDPQGNYLARLVFPEKTREFKVEVDLVAEMAVFNPFDFFLEPYAERIPFAYTEGEQRELAPYLIKLPATPLFAKYLASISREPVPSIDFLVELNQRLSTDIRYLIRMEPGVQTPEQSLELASGSCRDSAWLLVQLLRHLGLAARFVSGYLIQLTADVKSLDGPSGTEQDFTDLHAWCEVYLPGAGWIGLDPTSGLFAGEGHIPLACSPEPSSAAPITGGLDECEVAFEHLMSVERVWEAPRVTKPYSEAQWRAIQTLGRQIDEDLQKHDVRLTMGGEPTFVALDYPDDDEWNTAALGPNKRRLAADLFYRLRDHYAPNALVHFGQGKWYPGEQLPRWSLNCFWRRDGEPLWHDPKLLADETRGYGATAETAERFLAALAARLDVDAGNVFPAYEDWFYYLWRERKLPDNVTPDDPRLSDPLERERLRKVFDQGLDNVVGHVLPLARQVVGEGWQSGRWFLRDEHCRLLPGDSPLGYRLPLDSLPWVSQADYPYINPVDPSQTLPPLPSPAQIQRQLRGVWRGASANVQSARPASGQSAAGIVRTALCAEPREGRLYLFMPPLAHLEDYLELVAAIESVAAELGCPVLMEGYEPPLDPRLQYFRVTPDPGVIEVNIHPAASWDELVERCEFLYEAARQSRLSSEKFMIDGRHTGTGGGNHFVLGGATPGDSPFLRRPDLLRSLISYWHNHPSLSYLFSGLFIGPTSQAPRVDEARNDALYELEIAFAQMPEPGRDCPPWLVDRLLRNLLVDVTGNTHRAEFCIDKLYSPDSASGRLGLLELRAFEMPPHAQMSLAQQLLLRALIARFWQEPYRPAKLVRWGTELHDRFLLPHFVEQDFADVLQELCSFGYRLRSEWFAPHLEFRFPKAGDFAVKGIDLELRQALEPWHVLGEEGAVGGTVRYVDSSLERMQVKVNGMAPDRYVLTCNGVPVPLRPTGKVGEFVGGVRFRAWQPASCLQPTIGVHAPLVFDLIDTWMQRSLGGCQYHVAHPGGRNYDSLPVNAYEAESRRLARFFRLGHSPGKRPAQQPIDNNELPMTLDLRRV, from the coding sequence GTCTGCGCCCGGCGCCGCACAGTCGCACGCGCATCCTCTCCTACGCCTTGAAGGTCGAGCCGGGCCAGCATTTCATCAACTGGCAGCAGGATCCGCAGGGCAATTACCTGGCACGCCTGGTGTTCCCGGAGAAGACCCGCGAGTTCAAGGTTGAGGTGGATCTGGTCGCCGAGATGGCGGTGTTCAACCCCTTCGACTTCTTCCTCGAGCCCTACGCCGAGCGCATTCCCTTCGCCTACACCGAGGGCGAGCAGCGTGAGCTGGCGCCCTATCTGATCAAGCTGCCGGCCACGCCGTTGTTCGCCAAGTACCTGGCCAGCATTTCTCGCGAACCGGTACCCAGCATCGATTTCCTGGTGGAGCTGAACCAGCGCCTGTCTACCGACATTCGCTACCTGATCCGCATGGAGCCCGGCGTGCAGACGCCCGAGCAGTCGCTGGAGTTGGCGTCCGGCTCCTGCCGTGATTCGGCCTGGCTGCTGGTGCAGTTGCTGCGCCACCTGGGGCTGGCGGCGCGTTTCGTGTCCGGCTACCTGATCCAGCTCACCGCCGACGTCAAATCCCTCGACGGCCCGAGCGGCACCGAGCAGGACTTCACCGACCTGCATGCCTGGTGCGAGGTGTACCTGCCCGGCGCCGGCTGGATCGGCCTCGATCCCACCTCGGGCCTGTTCGCCGGTGAAGGTCATATCCCTCTGGCCTGCAGCCCGGAGCCGTCCTCGGCGGCGCCGATCACTGGCGGGCTGGACGAGTGCGAGGTGGCGTTCGAGCACCTGATGAGCGTCGAGCGCGTATGGGAGGCGCCACGCGTCACCAAGCCGTACAGCGAGGCGCAGTGGCGGGCGATCCAGACGCTGGGCCGGCAGATCGACGAGGATCTGCAGAAACATGATGTACGCCTGACCATGGGCGGCGAGCCGACCTTCGTCGCCCTCGATTACCCCGATGACGACGAATGGAACACTGCTGCCCTCGGCCCGAACAAGCGCCGTCTGGCCGCTGATCTGTTCTACCGCTTGCGCGATCACTATGCGCCCAACGCGCTGGTGCACTTCGGCCAGGGCAAGTGGTACCCGGGCGAGCAGTTGCCGCGCTGGTCGCTCAATTGCTTCTGGCGCCGTGACGGTGAGCCGTTGTGGCATGACCCGAAACTGCTGGCCGACGAGACGCGCGGTTACGGCGCCACCGCCGAGACCGCCGAGCGCTTCCTCGCGGCTCTTGCGGCGCGTTTGGATGTCGATGCCGGCAATGTCTTCCCCGCTTATGAGGACTGGTTCTATTACCTGTGGCGCGAGCGTAAGCTGCCGGACAACGTCACCCCCGATGATCCGCGCCTGAGCGACCCGCTGGAGCGCGAGCGCCTGCGCAAGGTGTTCGATCAGGGGCTGGATAACGTCGTCGGTCACGTGCTGCCGCTGGCGCGCCAGGTGGTCGGTGAAGGCTGGCAGAGTGGGCGCTGGTTCCTGCGCGACGAGCATTGCCGGCTGCTGCCGGGCGACTCGCCATTGGGCTACCGCCTGCCGCTGGATTCGCTGCCCTGGGTCAGCCAGGCCGACTACCCCTATATCAACCCGGTCGATCCCAGCCAGACGCTGCCGCCTTTGCCCAGCCCGGCGCAGATCCAGCGGCAGTTGCGTGGGGTCTGGCGCGGCGCCAGTGCCAACGTGCAGAGTGCGCGCCCGGCCAGCGGGCAGTCGGCGGCCGGTATCGTGCGTACTGCACTGTGCGCCGAGCCGCGCGAGGGCCGGCTGTACCTGTTCATGCCGCCGCTGGCGCACTTGGAGGACTATCTGGAGCTGGTCGCGGCCATCGAGTCCGTCGCCGCCGAGCTGGGTTGCCCGGTGCTGATGGAGGGCTATGAACCTCCGCTAGACCCGCGCCTGCAGTACTTCCGCGTCACCCCCGACCCCGGCGTGATCGAGGTGAACATTCACCCGGCTGCCAGCTGGGACGAGCTGGTCGAGCGCTGCGAGTTCCTCTACGAGGCGGCGCGCCAGTCGCGTCTATCCAGCGAGAAGTTCATGATCGACGGGCGTCACACCGGCACCGGCGGCGGCAACCATTTCGTCCTCGGCGGTGCGACACCGGGCGACTCGCCTTTCCTGCGTCGCCCCGACCTGCTGCGCAGTCTGATCAGCTACTGGCACAACCACCCGTCGCTGTCCTACCTGTTCAGTGGCTTGTTTATCGGTCCGACGTCTCAAGCTCCGAGGGTGGACGAGGCGCGTAACGACGCGCTGTACGAGCTGGAGATCGCCTTCGCGCAGATGCCCGAGCCGGGCCGCGACTGCCCGCCATGGTTGGTCGACCGCCTGCTGCGCAACCTGCTAGTGGATGTCACCGGCAACACCCACCGCGCGGAGTTCTGCATCGACAAGCTGTACTCGCCGGACTCGGCCAGCGGTCGCCTCGGCCTGCTCGAACTGCGTGCCTTCGAGATGCCACCGCACGCGCAGATGAGCCTGGCCCAGCAACTGCTGCTGCGCGCATTGATCGCGCGTTTCTGGCAGGAGCCCTACCGCCCGGCCAAGCTGGTGCGCTGGGGCACTGAGCTGCATGACCGCTTCTTGCTGCCGCATTTCGTCGAGCAGGATTTCGCCGACGTGCTGCAGGAGCTGTGCAGCTTCGGCTATCGCCTGCGCAGCGAGTGGTTCGCCCCGCACCTGGAGTTCCGCTTCCCCAAGGCCGGCGACTTCGCCGTCAAGGGCATCGATCTGGAACTGCGCCAGGCCCTGGAGCCCTGGCACGTGCTGGGCGAGGAGGGCGCCGTCGGCGGCACGGTGCGTTACGTCGACTCGTCGCTGGAGCGCATGCAGGTGAAGGTGAACGGCATGGCGCCGGATCGCTACGTGCTGACCTGCAACGGCGTGCCGGTACCGCTGCGGCCGACCGGCAAGGTCGGCGAGTTCGTCGGCGGCGTGCGCTTCCGGGCCTGGCAGCCGGCCAGCTGCCTGCAACCGACCATCGGTGTGCATGCGCCACTGGTGTTCGACCTCATCGACACCTGGATGCAGCGCTCGCTGGGCGGTTGCCAGTACCATGTCGCCCATCCAGGCGGTCGCAACTACGACAGCCTGCCGGTCAACGCCTACGAGGCCGAGAGCCGGCGCCTGGCGCGCTTCTTCCGCTTGGGCCACAGCCCAGGCAAGCGGCCGGCCCAGCAGCCGATAGACAATAATGAACTGCCGATGACCCTGGATCTGCGTCGCGTCTGA
- a CDS encoding LysE family transporter produces the protein MFSFFLAAMLLGFVFNAAPGAVFSETLRRGLRDGYKPALLVQIGSLVGDATWAALGLTGLALLLDSAQIRYPLTLASALYLAWLGYQSLRDAHRPPQPNDDGQVAAGSAFAAGAALSLTNPQNIVYWAAMGGAMAAIGVAQPTPTHLAVFFAGFMVSSLLWCFICAGLVDWFRRAASLIWHRLTYAACGVVLLGLAGMSALELV, from the coding sequence ATGTTCAGTTTCTTCCTCGCCGCCATGCTGCTCGGCTTCGTCTTCAACGCCGCACCGGGAGCGGTGTTCAGTGAAACCCTGCGTCGCGGCCTGCGCGACGGCTACAAGCCGGCACTGCTGGTGCAGATCGGCTCTCTGGTGGGCGATGCCACCTGGGCGGCCCTTGGTCTGACCGGCCTGGCGCTATTGCTCGACAGCGCGCAGATCCGTTACCCACTGACCTTGGCCAGCGCCCTCTATCTGGCCTGGCTCGGCTACCAGTCCTTGCGCGACGCCCACCGCCCGCCGCAACCAAACGACGACGGCCAGGTCGCTGCTGGCAGCGCCTTCGCTGCGGGTGCCGCGTTGTCACTGACCAACCCGCAGAACATCGTCTACTGGGCGGCCATGGGTGGCGCGATGGCGGCCATCGGCGTCGCTCAGCCGACACCGACCCACCTGGCGGTTTTCTTCGCCGGTTTCATGGTCTCATCGCTGCTCTGGTGTTTTATCTGCGCCGGCCTGGTGGACTGGTTCCGCCGCGCCGCATCGTTGATCTGGCACCGCCTGACCTACGCGGCCTGCGGCGTGGTACTGCTCGGTCTGGCCGGCATGAGTGCACTGGAGCTGGTCTGA
- a CDS encoding circularly permuted type 2 ATP-grasp protein, translating to MHDLLADYPPPAGAYHELLDAKGNVRPHWRRLFEQLARSRPEHLAQREAMLARQIQENGVTYNVYADPEGADRPWELDLLPNLIPAEEWQQIAAGVAQRATLLNRVLADLYGPQKLIAEGLLPTELVFGHNNFLWPCQGMQAPGGTWLHLYAVDLARAPDGRWWVTADRTQAPSGAGYALENRQIVSRAFPELYRDLRVQYLAGFFRTLQDTLARQAPSGGETPLVVLLTPGRFNESYFEHLYLARQLGYPLVEGSDLTVRDATLYLKTLAGLRRVHAVLRRLDDDYCDPLELRTDSALGVPGLLEAVRRGRVLVANALGSGVLESPGLPGFLPAISEHLLGEELLLPSIASWWCGEPPVLDEALEKLDQLLVRPAFPSQSFTPVFGRDLDEAQRAKLAARLKLRPYAYVAQARAKLSQAPVWDGSGLQPRAIGMRVFAVASVDGYRVMPGGLTRVAAEADAEVVSMQRGGASKDTWVLGMRQTGAEPWQTQRTLGTADLVRSDPFLPSRVVENLYWFGRYAERCEGNARLLRIMLARYVDDDDDPQALQSALALAQSLGLLAEPDEGELEARLLQALLGGDWPASLRANLQRLQWAAGSVRGKLSQANWQALVELQREAQLLEGQPADFGELLDFLNRLLMSLAALSGFALDDMTRDDGWRFLMLGRYIERLQFLCDSFAGFLRSGSATDQSALEWLLELGNSSITYRTRYLASAQLIPVLDLLLLDEQNPHAVIFQMRTLLRSLEGLHERFELPAERYLVYLEQQLSAFSLASLENPLFGPGSTRAVLESLADLLVAISEAAGAVSDHLGLRFFAHVDVSQRTQSS from the coding sequence ATGCACGACCTGTTAGCTGATTACCCGCCCCCTGCCGGGGCCTACCACGAACTGCTCGACGCCAAGGGCAACGTGCGCCCGCACTGGCGCCGCCTGTTCGAGCAACTGGCGCGCAGCCGCCCGGAGCATCTGGCGCAGCGCGAGGCTATGCTGGCCCGGCAGATCCAGGAAAACGGCGTTACCTACAACGTCTACGCCGACCCGGAAGGCGCCGATCGCCCCTGGGAGCTGGATCTGCTGCCCAATCTGATCCCCGCAGAAGAGTGGCAGCAGATCGCCGCTGGCGTGGCCCAGCGCGCGACGCTGCTCAACCGCGTGCTGGCCGATCTCTACGGCCCGCAGAAACTGATCGCCGAAGGTCTGCTGCCGACCGAGCTGGTGTTCGGCCACAACAACTTCCTCTGGCCCTGCCAGGGCATGCAGGCGCCGGGCGGCACCTGGCTGCACCTGTATGCGGTGGATCTGGCTCGAGCGCCGGACGGGCGTTGGTGGGTCACCGCCGACCGTACCCAGGCGCCGTCCGGCGCCGGTTATGCGCTGGAGAACCGGCAGATCGTCTCGCGTGCCTTCCCCGAGCTGTACCGCGACCTGCGCGTGCAGTACCTGGCCGGTTTCTTCCGCACCCTGCAGGACACCCTGGCGCGCCAGGCGCCCAGTGGTGGCGAGACGCCGCTGGTGGTGCTGCTGACGCCGGGGCGTTTCAACGAAAGCTACTTCGAGCACCTGTACCTGGCGCGCCAGCTCGGCTATCCGCTGGTCGAAGGCAGCGACCTGACCGTGCGCGACGCCACGCTCTACCTCAAGACCCTGGCCGGCCTGCGCCGCGTGCATGCGGTGTTGCGCCGTCTCGACGACGACTACTGCGACCCGCTGGAGCTGCGCACCGATTCGGCCCTTGGCGTGCCTGGCCTGCTCGAGGCGGTGCGCCGCGGCCGTGTACTGGTGGCCAATGCCCTGGGCAGCGGCGTGCTGGAGTCACCTGGCCTGCCGGGTTTCCTGCCGGCGATCAGCGAGCATCTGCTCGGCGAGGAGCTGCTATTGCCGTCTATCGCCAGTTGGTGGTGCGGCGAGCCGCCGGTACTGGATGAGGCGCTGGAGAAACTCGACCAGTTGCTGGTGCGCCCGGCATTCCCTTCGCAGAGTTTCACGCCGGTGTTCGGTCGTGATCTGGACGAGGCGCAGCGCGCCAAGCTGGCCGCACGCCTCAAGCTGCGCCCTTACGCCTACGTGGCCCAGGCGCGGGCCAAGCTGTCGCAGGCGCCGGTGTGGGACGGCAGCGGTCTGCAGCCGCGCGCCATCGGCATGCGCGTGTTTGCCGTGGCCAGTGTCGATGGCTACCGGGTAATGCCCGGCGGCCTGACCCGTGTCGCCGCCGAGGCCGATGCCGAAGTGGTCTCGATGCAGCGCGGCGGTGCCAGCAAGGACACCTGGGTGCTCGGCATGCGGCAGACCGGCGCCGAGCCCTGGCAGACGCAACGCACCCTGGGCACCGCCGACCTGGTACGCAGCGACCCCTTCCTGCCTTCGCGCGTGGTGGAAAACCTGTACTGGTTCGGCCGTTACGCCGAGCGCTGCGAGGGCAATGCGCGCCTGCTGCGCATCATGCTGGCGCGCTACGTTGACGATGACGATGACCCACAGGCCCTGCAGAGCGCCCTGGCACTGGCACAGAGCTTGGGCCTGCTGGCCGAACCGGATGAGGGCGAACTGGAGGCGCGCCTGCTGCAGGCATTGCTTGGCGGCGACTGGCCGGCCAGCCTGCGGGCCAACCTGCAGCGTCTGCAGTGGGCGGCAGGCAGCGTGCGCGGCAAGCTGTCCCAGGCCAACTGGCAGGCGCTGGTCGAGCTGCAGCGCGAGGCGCAGCTGCTCGAAGGCCAGCCAGCCGACTTCGGCGAGTTGCTGGATTTTCTCAACCGCCTGCTGATGTCGCTGGCGGCGCTGTCGGGCTTCGCCCTCGACGACATGACCCGCGACGACGGCTGGCGTTTTCTCATGCTCGGCCGTTACATCGAACGCCTGCAGTTTCTCTGCGACAGCTTCGCCGGCTTCCTGCGCAGCGGCTCGGCTACCGATCAGTCGGCGCTGGAGTGGCTACTGGAACTGGGCAACAGCAGCATCACCTACCGCACCCGCTACCTGGCTTCGGCGCAGTTGATCCCGGTGCTCGACCTGCTGCTGCTGGACGAGCAGAACCCGCATGCCGTGATCTTCCAGATGCGCACTTTGCTGCGCTCGCTTGAGGGGCTTCACGAGCGCTTCGAGTTGCCGGCCGAGCGCTACCTGGTCTACCTGGAGCAGCAACTCTCAGCCTTCAGCCTGGCCAGTCTGGAAAACCCGCTGTTCGGCCCTGGCAGCACCCGTGCGGTGCTCGAAAGCCTGGCCGACCTGCTGGTGGCCATCAGCGAAGCCGCCGGTGCTGTTTCTGATCACCTCGGGCTGCGTTTCTTCGCCCATGTCGATGTCAGCCAGCGGACGCAATCCTCATGA
- the azu gene encoding azurin, with the protein MLRNAALIALLGLASTPLLAAECSVDVESTDQMTFNTQAISVSKSCKTFTVNLKHTGSLPKTAMGHNWVLSKTADMPGIATDGIPAGPDASYLKAGDERVIAHTDLIGGGESTSVTFDVSKLAAGEDYSFFCSFPGHYSMMKGSVKLVD; encoded by the coding sequence ATGTTGCGTAACGCTGCTCTAATCGCTCTGCTCGGCCTGGCCAGCACCCCGCTGCTCGCTGCCGAATGCTCGGTGGATGTCGAATCGACCGACCAGATGACCTTCAATACCCAAGCCATCTCTGTCAGCAAGAGCTGCAAGACCTTTACCGTCAACCTCAAGCACACCGGCTCGCTGCCCAAGACCGCCATGGGCCACAACTGGGTGCTGAGCAAGACCGCCGACATGCCCGGTATCGCCACCGACGGCATTCCCGCCGGCCCGGACGCCAGTTACCTCAAGGCCGGCGACGAGCGCGTGATCGCTCATACCGACCTGATCGGCGGCGGCGAGAGCACCTCGGTGACCTTCGACGTGAGCAAACTGGCCGCTGGTGAGGACTACAGCTTCTTCTGCTCCTTCCCCGGTCACTACTCGATGATGAAAGGCAGCGTGAAGCTGGTCGACTGA
- a CDS encoding HupE/UreJ family protein, which translates to MNLRKTFYAIALFCTPALAFAHPGHGDSGLVAGLAHPVFGLDHLLAMFAVGLWAAQQSGAARWALPVTFVGTMLIGGLLGFAGVEIPLMETGIAGSVLAFGLLVAVAARLPVAVSMALTALFALTHGVAHGLELPDLASPFGYAIGFVVATAALHAIGFALVRFLPQAAAPLVRIAGAASAATGVWLLAS; encoded by the coding sequence ATGAATCTGCGCAAAACTTTCTACGCCATCGCCCTGTTCTGCACCCCGGCACTGGCCTTCGCTCACCCAGGCCATGGCGACTCCGGACTGGTGGCCGGCCTGGCCCACCCGGTATTCGGCCTGGATCATCTGCTGGCGATGTTCGCCGTCGGCCTGTGGGCCGCGCAACAGAGCGGCGCGGCGCGCTGGGCGCTGCCAGTGACCTTCGTCGGCACCATGTTGATTGGCGGCCTTCTCGGCTTCGCCGGCGTGGAAATCCCGCTGATGGAAACCGGTATCGCCGGCTCGGTTCTGGCCTTCGGCCTGCTGGTGGCCGTGGCAGCACGCCTGCCGGTAGCGGTGTCCATGGCGCTGACCGCCCTCTTCGCCCTGACCCACGGTGTCGCACACGGCCTGGAGTTGCCTGATCTGGCCAGCCCCTTCGGTTATGCCATCGGCTTCGTCGTCGCCACCGCGGCGCTGCACGCCATCGGCTTTGCCCTGGTGCGCTTCCTGCCGCAAGCGGCGGCACCGCTGGTGCGTATCGCCGGTGCAGCCTCGGCAGCGACCGGTGTCTGGTTGCTGGCTAGCTGA
- a CDS encoding transglutaminase family protein, whose product MSSALYQVLHDTHYRYSAPVSLAQQLAHLWPRECPWQRCHEQALRIDPQPCQRRDGLDVFGNPLTRLVFDRPHEQLSVSARLRIEVLARAPLDLDDSPSWEAACAALSYSGKSVAPALLEAARYRFESPYVRLKQVFADYADDCFIPGRPLLQAGQALMQKIFEEFSFDAGATQVATPLLQVLEEKRGVCQDFAHLMLACLRSRGLAARYVSGYLLTQPPPGQPRLIGADASHAWISLYCPRQGWVDFDPTNNVRPALEHITLAWGRDFSDVSPLRGVILGGGSHDPEVQVTVLPLG is encoded by the coding sequence ATGAGCAGCGCGCTGTATCAGGTTCTCCACGACACCCATTACCGTTACTCGGCGCCGGTTTCCCTGGCCCAGCAACTGGCGCACCTGTGGCCGCGCGAATGCCCGTGGCAGCGCTGTCATGAACAGGCACTGCGCATCGACCCACAGCCCTGCCAGCGCCGTGACGGACTGGATGTGTTCGGCAACCCGCTGACGCGCCTGGTGTTCGATCGCCCGCACGAGCAGCTCAGCGTTAGTGCGCGCTTGCGCATCGAGGTGCTGGCACGTGCGCCACTGGATCTCGATGATTCGCCGAGCTGGGAAGCAGCCTGCGCTGCCCTCAGCTACAGCGGCAAATCAGTGGCACCAGCGCTGCTGGAGGCGGCGCGCTACCGTTTCGAGTCGCCCTACGTGCGTCTCAAGCAGGTCTTCGCCGACTACGCCGATGATTGCTTCATCCCCGGCAGGCCGCTGCTGCAGGCCGGTCAGGCGCTGATGCAGAAAATCTTCGAGGAGTTCAGCTTCGATGCCGGCGCTACCCAGGTGGCGACGCCGCTATTGCAAGTCCTGGAAGAGAAGCGCGGTGTGTGCCAGGACTTCGCCCACCTGATGCTCGCCTGCCTGCGCTCGCGCGGCCTGGCGGCACGCTATGTCAGCGGCTACCTGCTGACCCAGCCGCCGCCCGGTCAGCCGCGGCTGATCGGTGCCGATGCGTCGCATGCCTGGATATCGTTGTACTGCCCGCGTCAGGGCTGGGTGGACTTCGATCCGACCAACAATGTGCGCCCGGCCCTGGAGCACATCACCCTGGCCTGGGGCCGGGATTTCTCCGATGTGTCGCCGCTGCGTGGGGTGATCCTGGGGGGCGGCAGCCATGACCCGGAAGTGCAGGTCACGGTGCTGCCGCTCGGATAG